Proteins from one Pongo abelii isolate AG06213 chromosome 19, NHGRI_mPonAbe1-v2.0_pri, whole genome shotgun sequence genomic window:
- the GPS1 gene encoding COP9 signalosome complex subunit 1 isoform X5: MPLPVQVFNLQGAVEPMQIDVDPQEDPQNAPDVNYVVENPSLDLEQYAASYSGLMRIERLQFIADHCPTLRVEALKMALSFVQRTFNVDMYEEIHRKLSEATRSSLRELQNAPDAIPESGVEPPPLDTAWVEATRKKALLKLEKLDTDLKNYKGNSIKESIRRGHDDLGDHYLDCGDLSNALKCYSRARDYCTSAKHVINMCLNVIKVSVYLQNWSHVLSYVSKAESTPEIAEQRGERDSQTQAILTKLKCAAGLAELAARKYKQAAKCLLLACFDHCDFPELLSPSNVAIYGGLCALATFDRQELQRNVISSSSFKLFLELEPQVRDIIFKFYESKYASCLKMLDEMKDNLLLDMYLAPHVRTLYTQIRNRALIQYFSPYVSADMHRMAAAFNTTVAALEDELTQLILEGLISARVDSHSKILYARDVDQRSTTFEKSLLMGKEFQRRAKAMMLRAAVLRNQIHVKSPPREGSQGELTPANSQSRMSTNM; this comes from the exons GGGGCCGTGGAGCCCATGCAGATCGACGTGGACCCCCAGGAAGACCCGCAGAATGCACCCGACGTCAACTACGTGGTGGAGAACCCCAGCCTG GATCTGGAGCAGTATGCAGCCAGCTACAGCGGCCTGATGCGCATCGAACGGCTGCAGTTCATTGCTGATCACTGCCCCACGCTGCGGGTGGAGGCCCTGAAGATGGCCCTCTCCTTCGTGCAGAGAACCTTTAACGTGGACATGTATGAGGAGATCCACCGCAAGCTCTCAGAGGCCACCAG GTCCTCTCTCAGGGAGCTGCAGAACGCACCCGACGCCATCCCTGAGAGCGGCGTGGAGCCCCCACCCCTGGACACGGCCTGGGTGGAGGCCACGCGGAAGAAGGCCCTGCTGAAGCTGGAGAAGCTGGACACAGACCTGAAGAACTACAAGGGCAACTCCATCAAGGAGAGCATCCGGCGCGGCCACGACGACCTGGGCGACCACTACCTGGACTGTGGGGACCTCAGCAACGCCCTCAAGTGCTACTCCCGGGCCCGGGACTACTGCACCAGCGCCAAACACGTCATCAACATGTGCCTCAATGTCATCAAG GTCAGCGTTTACTTGCAGAATTGGTCTCATGTGCTCAGCTATGTCAGCAAGGCTGAGTCCACCCCAGAGATTGCCGAG CAGCGAGGAGAGCGTGACAGCCAGACCCAGGCCATCCTCACCAAGCTCAAGTGTGCCGCAG GCTTGGCAGAGCTGGCCGCCAGGAAGTACAAGCAGGCTGCCAAGTGCCTCCTGCTGGCTTGCTTTGATCACTGTGACTTCCCTGAG CTGCTGTCCCCCAGCAACGTGGCCATCTACGGTGGCCTGTGTGCCTTGGCTACCTTTGACCGGCAGGAGCTGCAGCGCAATGTCATCTCCAGCAG CTCCTTCAAGTTGTTCTTGGAGCTGGAGCCACAGGTCCGAGACATCATCTTCAAATTCTATGAGTCCAAGTACGCCTCATGTCTCAAGATGCTGGACGAGATGAAG GACAACCTGCTCCTGGACATGTATCTGGCCCCTCATGTCAGGACCCTGTACACCCAGATTCGCAACCGTGCCCTCATCCAG TATTTCAGCCCCTACGTGTCAGCCGACATGCATAGGATGGCAGCAGCCTTCAATACCACGGTGGCCGCCCTGGAGGATGAGCTGACGCAGCTGATCCTGGAGGGGCTGATCAGTGCCCGGGTGGATTCACACAGCAAG ATCCTGTACGCCCGGGACGTGGATCAGCGCAGCACCAcctttgagaagtctctgttgATGGGCAAGGAGTTCCAGCGCCGCGCCAAGGCCATGATGCTGCGCGCAGCTGTGCTCCGCAACCAGATCCACGTCAAG
- the GPS1 gene encoding COP9 signalosome complex subunit 1 isoform X6 — protein sequence MPLPVQVFNLQGAVEPMQIDVDPQEDPQNAPDVNYVVENPSLDLEQYAASYSGLMRIERLQFIADHCPTLRVEALKMALSFVQRTFNVDMYEEIHRKLSEATRSSLRELQNAPDAIPESGVEPPPLDTAWVEATRKKALLKLEKLDTDLKNYKGNSIKESIRRGHDDLGDHYLDCGDLSNALKCYSRARDYCTSAKHVINMCLNVIKVSVYLQNWSHVLSYVSKAESTPEIAERGERDSQTQAILTKLKCAAGLAELAARKYKQAAKCLLLACFDHCDFPELLSPSNVAIYGGLCALATFDRQELQRNVISSSSFKLFLELEPQVRDIIFKFYESKYASCLKMLDEMKDNLLLDMYLAPHVRTLYTQIRNRALIQYFSPYVSADMHRMAAAFNTTVAALEDELTQLILEGLISARVDSHSKILYARDVDQRSTTFEKSLLMGKEFQRRAKAMMLRAAVLRNQIHVKSPPREGSQGELTPANSQSRMSTNM from the exons GGGGCCGTGGAGCCCATGCAGATCGACGTGGACCCCCAGGAAGACCCGCAGAATGCACCCGACGTCAACTACGTGGTGGAGAACCCCAGCCTG GATCTGGAGCAGTATGCAGCCAGCTACAGCGGCCTGATGCGCATCGAACGGCTGCAGTTCATTGCTGATCACTGCCCCACGCTGCGGGTGGAGGCCCTGAAGATGGCCCTCTCCTTCGTGCAGAGAACCTTTAACGTGGACATGTATGAGGAGATCCACCGCAAGCTCTCAGAGGCCACCAG GTCCTCTCTCAGGGAGCTGCAGAACGCACCCGACGCCATCCCTGAGAGCGGCGTGGAGCCCCCACCCCTGGACACGGCCTGGGTGGAGGCCACGCGGAAGAAGGCCCTGCTGAAGCTGGAGAAGCTGGACACAGACCTGAAGAACTACAAGGGCAACTCCATCAAGGAGAGCATCCGGCGCGGCCACGACGACCTGGGCGACCACTACCTGGACTGTGGGGACCTCAGCAACGCCCTCAAGTGCTACTCCCGGGCCCGGGACTACTGCACCAGCGCCAAACACGTCATCAACATGTGCCTCAATGTCATCAAG GTCAGCGTTTACTTGCAGAATTGGTCTCATGTGCTCAGCTATGTCAGCAAGGCTGAGTCCACCCCAGAGATTGCCGAG CGAGGAGAGCGTGACAGCCAGACCCAGGCCATCCTCACCAAGCTCAAGTGTGCCGCAG GCTTGGCAGAGCTGGCCGCCAGGAAGTACAAGCAGGCTGCCAAGTGCCTCCTGCTGGCTTGCTTTGATCACTGTGACTTCCCTGAG CTGCTGTCCCCCAGCAACGTGGCCATCTACGGTGGCCTGTGTGCCTTGGCTACCTTTGACCGGCAGGAGCTGCAGCGCAATGTCATCTCCAGCAG CTCCTTCAAGTTGTTCTTGGAGCTGGAGCCACAGGTCCGAGACATCATCTTCAAATTCTATGAGTCCAAGTACGCCTCATGTCTCAAGATGCTGGACGAGATGAAG GACAACCTGCTCCTGGACATGTATCTGGCCCCTCATGTCAGGACCCTGTACACCCAGATTCGCAACCGTGCCCTCATCCAG TATTTCAGCCCCTACGTGTCAGCCGACATGCATAGGATGGCAGCAGCCTTCAATACCACGGTGGCCGCCCTGGAGGATGAGCTGACGCAGCTGATCCTGGAGGGGCTGATCAGTGCCCGGGTGGATTCACACAGCAAG ATCCTGTACGCCCGGGACGTGGATCAGCGCAGCACCAcctttgagaagtctctgttgATGGGCAAGGAGTTCCAGCGCCGCGCCAAGGCCATGATGCTGCGCGCAGCTGTGCTCCGCAACCAGATCCACGTCAAG
- the GPS1 gene encoding COP9 signalosome complex subunit 1 isoform X7, whose amino-acid sequence MPLPVQVFNLQGAVEPMQIDVDPQEDPQNAPDVNYVVENPSLDLEQYAASYSGLMRIERLQFIADHCPTLRVEALKMALSFVQRTFNVDMYEEIHRKLSEATRELQNAPDAIPESGVEPPPLDTAWVEATRKKALLKLEKLDTDLKNYKGNSIKESIRRGHDDLGDHYLDCGDLSNALKCYSRARDYCTSAKHVINMCLNVIKVSVYLQNWSHVLSYVSKAESTPEIAEQRGERDSQTQAILTKLKCAAGLAELAARKYKQAAKCLLLACFDHCDFPELLSPSNVAIYGGLCALATFDRQELQRNVISSSSFKLFLELEPQVRDIIFKFYESKYASCLKMLDEMKDNLLLDMYLAPHVRTLYTQIRNRALIQYFSPYVSADMHRMAAAFNTTVAALEDELTQLILEGLISARVDSHSKILYARDVDQRSTTFEKSLLMGKEFQRRAKAMMLRAAVLRNQIHVKSPPREGSQGELTPANSQSRMSTNM is encoded by the exons GGGGCCGTGGAGCCCATGCAGATCGACGTGGACCCCCAGGAAGACCCGCAGAATGCACCCGACGTCAACTACGTGGTGGAGAACCCCAGCCTG GATCTGGAGCAGTATGCAGCCAGCTACAGCGGCCTGATGCGCATCGAACGGCTGCAGTTCATTGCTGATCACTGCCCCACGCTGCGGGTGGAGGCCCTGAAGATGGCCCTCTCCTTCGTGCAGAGAACCTTTAACGTGGACATGTATGAGGAGATCCACCGCAAGCTCTCAGAGGCCACCAG GGAGCTGCAGAACGCACCCGACGCCATCCCTGAGAGCGGCGTGGAGCCCCCACCCCTGGACACGGCCTGGGTGGAGGCCACGCGGAAGAAGGCCCTGCTGAAGCTGGAGAAGCTGGACACAGACCTGAAGAACTACAAGGGCAACTCCATCAAGGAGAGCATCCGGCGCGGCCACGACGACCTGGGCGACCACTACCTGGACTGTGGGGACCTCAGCAACGCCCTCAAGTGCTACTCCCGGGCCCGGGACTACTGCACCAGCGCCAAACACGTCATCAACATGTGCCTCAATGTCATCAAG GTCAGCGTTTACTTGCAGAATTGGTCTCATGTGCTCAGCTATGTCAGCAAGGCTGAGTCCACCCCAGAGATTGCCGAG CAGCGAGGAGAGCGTGACAGCCAGACCCAGGCCATCCTCACCAAGCTCAAGTGTGCCGCAG GCTTGGCAGAGCTGGCCGCCAGGAAGTACAAGCAGGCTGCCAAGTGCCTCCTGCTGGCTTGCTTTGATCACTGTGACTTCCCTGAG CTGCTGTCCCCCAGCAACGTGGCCATCTACGGTGGCCTGTGTGCCTTGGCTACCTTTGACCGGCAGGAGCTGCAGCGCAATGTCATCTCCAGCAG CTCCTTCAAGTTGTTCTTGGAGCTGGAGCCACAGGTCCGAGACATCATCTTCAAATTCTATGAGTCCAAGTACGCCTCATGTCTCAAGATGCTGGACGAGATGAAG GACAACCTGCTCCTGGACATGTATCTGGCCCCTCATGTCAGGACCCTGTACACCCAGATTCGCAACCGTGCCCTCATCCAG TATTTCAGCCCCTACGTGTCAGCCGACATGCATAGGATGGCAGCAGCCTTCAATACCACGGTGGCCGCCCTGGAGGATGAGCTGACGCAGCTGATCCTGGAGGGGCTGATCAGTGCCCGGGTGGATTCACACAGCAAG ATCCTGTACGCCCGGGACGTGGATCAGCGCAGCACCAcctttgagaagtctctgttgATGGGCAAGGAGTTCCAGCGCCGCGCCAAGGCCATGATGCTGCGCGCAGCTGTGCTCCGCAACCAGATCCACGTCAAG
- the GPS1 gene encoding COP9 signalosome complex subunit 1 isoform X8, giving the protein MPLPVQVFNLQGAVEPMQIDVDPQEDPQNAPDVNYVVENPSLDLEQYAASYSGLMRIERLQFIADHCPTLRVEALKMALSFVQRTFNVDMYEEIHRKLSEATRELQNAPDAIPESGVEPPPLDTAWVEATRKKALLKLEKLDTDLKNYKGNSIKESIRRGHDDLGDHYLDCGDLSNALKCYSRARDYCTSAKHVINMCLNVIKVSVYLQNWSHVLSYVSKAESTPEIAERGERDSQTQAILTKLKCAAGLAELAARKYKQAAKCLLLACFDHCDFPELLSPSNVAIYGGLCALATFDRQELQRNVISSSSFKLFLELEPQVRDIIFKFYESKYASCLKMLDEMKDNLLLDMYLAPHVRTLYTQIRNRALIQYFSPYVSADMHRMAAAFNTTVAALEDELTQLILEGLISARVDSHSKILYARDVDQRSTTFEKSLLMGKEFQRRAKAMMLRAAVLRNQIHVKSPPREGSQGELTPANSQSRMSTNM; this is encoded by the exons GGGGCCGTGGAGCCCATGCAGATCGACGTGGACCCCCAGGAAGACCCGCAGAATGCACCCGACGTCAACTACGTGGTGGAGAACCCCAGCCTG GATCTGGAGCAGTATGCAGCCAGCTACAGCGGCCTGATGCGCATCGAACGGCTGCAGTTCATTGCTGATCACTGCCCCACGCTGCGGGTGGAGGCCCTGAAGATGGCCCTCTCCTTCGTGCAGAGAACCTTTAACGTGGACATGTATGAGGAGATCCACCGCAAGCTCTCAGAGGCCACCAG GGAGCTGCAGAACGCACCCGACGCCATCCCTGAGAGCGGCGTGGAGCCCCCACCCCTGGACACGGCCTGGGTGGAGGCCACGCGGAAGAAGGCCCTGCTGAAGCTGGAGAAGCTGGACACAGACCTGAAGAACTACAAGGGCAACTCCATCAAGGAGAGCATCCGGCGCGGCCACGACGACCTGGGCGACCACTACCTGGACTGTGGGGACCTCAGCAACGCCCTCAAGTGCTACTCCCGGGCCCGGGACTACTGCACCAGCGCCAAACACGTCATCAACATGTGCCTCAATGTCATCAAG GTCAGCGTTTACTTGCAGAATTGGTCTCATGTGCTCAGCTATGTCAGCAAGGCTGAGTCCACCCCAGAGATTGCCGAG CGAGGAGAGCGTGACAGCCAGACCCAGGCCATCCTCACCAAGCTCAAGTGTGCCGCAG GCTTGGCAGAGCTGGCCGCCAGGAAGTACAAGCAGGCTGCCAAGTGCCTCCTGCTGGCTTGCTTTGATCACTGTGACTTCCCTGAG CTGCTGTCCCCCAGCAACGTGGCCATCTACGGTGGCCTGTGTGCCTTGGCTACCTTTGACCGGCAGGAGCTGCAGCGCAATGTCATCTCCAGCAG CTCCTTCAAGTTGTTCTTGGAGCTGGAGCCACAGGTCCGAGACATCATCTTCAAATTCTATGAGTCCAAGTACGCCTCATGTCTCAAGATGCTGGACGAGATGAAG GACAACCTGCTCCTGGACATGTATCTGGCCCCTCATGTCAGGACCCTGTACACCCAGATTCGCAACCGTGCCCTCATCCAG TATTTCAGCCCCTACGTGTCAGCCGACATGCATAGGATGGCAGCAGCCTTCAATACCACGGTGGCCGCCCTGGAGGATGAGCTGACGCAGCTGATCCTGGAGGGGCTGATCAGTGCCCGGGTGGATTCACACAGCAAG ATCCTGTACGCCCGGGACGTGGATCAGCGCAGCACCAcctttgagaagtctctgttgATGGGCAAGGAGTTCCAGCGCCGCGCCAAGGCCATGATGCTGCGCGCAGCTGTGCTCCGCAACCAGATCCACGTCAAG
- the GPS1 gene encoding COP9 signalosome complex subunit 1 isoform X10 → MQIDVDPQEDPQNAPDVNYVVENPSLDLEQYAASYSGLMRIERLQFIADHCPTLRVEALKMALSFVQRTFNVDMYEEIHRKLSEATRSSLRELQNAPDAIPESGVEPPPLDTAWVEATRKKALLKLEKLDTDLKNYKGNSIKESIRRGHDDLGDHYLDCGDLSNALKCYSRARDYCTSAKHVINMCLNVIKVSVYLQNWSHVLSYVSKAESTPEIAERGERDSQTQAILTKLKCAAGLAELAARKYKQAAKCLLLACFDHCDFPELLSPSNVAIYGGLCALATFDRQELQRNVISSSSFKLFLELEPQVRDIIFKFYESKYASCLKMLDEMKDNLLLDMYLAPHVRTLYTQIRNRALIQYFSPYVSADMHRMAAAFNTTVAALEDELTQLILEGLISARVDSHSKILYARDVDQRSTTFEKSLLMGKEFQRRAKAMMLRAAVLRNQIHVKSPPREGSQGELTPANSQSRMSTNM, encoded by the exons ATGCAGATCGACGTGGACCCCCAGGAAGACCCGCAGAATGCACCCGACGTCAACTACGTGGTGGAGAACCCCAGCCTG GATCTGGAGCAGTATGCAGCCAGCTACAGCGGCCTGATGCGCATCGAACGGCTGCAGTTCATTGCTGATCACTGCCCCACGCTGCGGGTGGAGGCCCTGAAGATGGCCCTCTCCTTCGTGCAGAGAACCTTTAACGTGGACATGTATGAGGAGATCCACCGCAAGCTCTCAGAGGCCACCAG GTCCTCTCTCAGGGAGCTGCAGAACGCACCCGACGCCATCCCTGAGAGCGGCGTGGAGCCCCCACCCCTGGACACGGCCTGGGTGGAGGCCACGCGGAAGAAGGCCCTGCTGAAGCTGGAGAAGCTGGACACAGACCTGAAGAACTACAAGGGCAACTCCATCAAGGAGAGCATCCGGCGCGGCCACGACGACCTGGGCGACCACTACCTGGACTGTGGGGACCTCAGCAACGCCCTCAAGTGCTACTCCCGGGCCCGGGACTACTGCACCAGCGCCAAACACGTCATCAACATGTGCCTCAATGTCATCAAG GTCAGCGTTTACTTGCAGAATTGGTCTCATGTGCTCAGCTATGTCAGCAAGGCTGAGTCCACCCCAGAGATTGCCGAG CGAGGAGAGCGTGACAGCCAGACCCAGGCCATCCTCACCAAGCTCAAGTGTGCCGCAG GCTTGGCAGAGCTGGCCGCCAGGAAGTACAAGCAGGCTGCCAAGTGCCTCCTGCTGGCTTGCTTTGATCACTGTGACTTCCCTGAG CTGCTGTCCCCCAGCAACGTGGCCATCTACGGTGGCCTGTGTGCCTTGGCTACCTTTGACCGGCAGGAGCTGCAGCGCAATGTCATCTCCAGCAG CTCCTTCAAGTTGTTCTTGGAGCTGGAGCCACAGGTCCGAGACATCATCTTCAAATTCTATGAGTCCAAGTACGCCTCATGTCTCAAGATGCTGGACGAGATGAAG GACAACCTGCTCCTGGACATGTATCTGGCCCCTCATGTCAGGACCCTGTACACCCAGATTCGCAACCGTGCCCTCATCCAG TATTTCAGCCCCTACGTGTCAGCCGACATGCATAGGATGGCAGCAGCCTTCAATACCACGGTGGCCGCCCTGGAGGATGAGCTGACGCAGCTGATCCTGGAGGGGCTGATCAGTGCCCGGGTGGATTCACACAGCAAG ATCCTGTACGCCCGGGACGTGGATCAGCGCAGCACCAcctttgagaagtctctgttgATGGGCAAGGAGTTCCAGCGCCGCGCCAAGGCCATGATGCTGCGCGCAGCTGTGCTCCGCAACCAGATCCACGTCAAG
- the GPS1 gene encoding COP9 signalosome complex subunit 1 isoform X12 yields the protein MQIDVDPQEDPQNAPDVNYVVENPSLDLEQYAASYSGLMRIERLQFIADHCPTLRVEALKMALSFVQRTFNVDMYEEIHRKLSEATRELQNAPDAIPESGVEPPPLDTAWVEATRKKALLKLEKLDTDLKNYKGNSIKESIRRGHDDLGDHYLDCGDLSNALKCYSRARDYCTSAKHVINMCLNVIKVSVYLQNWSHVLSYVSKAESTPEIAERGERDSQTQAILTKLKCAAGLAELAARKYKQAAKCLLLACFDHCDFPELLSPSNVAIYGGLCALATFDRQELQRNVISSSSFKLFLELEPQVRDIIFKFYESKYASCLKMLDEMKDNLLLDMYLAPHVRTLYTQIRNRALIQYFSPYVSADMHRMAAAFNTTVAALEDELTQLILEGLISARVDSHSKILYARDVDQRSTTFEKSLLMGKEFQRRAKAMMLRAAVLRNQIHVKSPPREGSQGELTPANSQSRMSTNM from the exons ATGCAGATCGACGTGGACCCCCAGGAAGACCCGCAGAATGCACCCGACGTCAACTACGTGGTGGAGAACCCCAGCCTG GATCTGGAGCAGTATGCAGCCAGCTACAGCGGCCTGATGCGCATCGAACGGCTGCAGTTCATTGCTGATCACTGCCCCACGCTGCGGGTGGAGGCCCTGAAGATGGCCCTCTCCTTCGTGCAGAGAACCTTTAACGTGGACATGTATGAGGAGATCCACCGCAAGCTCTCAGAGGCCACCAG GGAGCTGCAGAACGCACCCGACGCCATCCCTGAGAGCGGCGTGGAGCCCCCACCCCTGGACACGGCCTGGGTGGAGGCCACGCGGAAGAAGGCCCTGCTGAAGCTGGAGAAGCTGGACACAGACCTGAAGAACTACAAGGGCAACTCCATCAAGGAGAGCATCCGGCGCGGCCACGACGACCTGGGCGACCACTACCTGGACTGTGGGGACCTCAGCAACGCCCTCAAGTGCTACTCCCGGGCCCGGGACTACTGCACCAGCGCCAAACACGTCATCAACATGTGCCTCAATGTCATCAAG GTCAGCGTTTACTTGCAGAATTGGTCTCATGTGCTCAGCTATGTCAGCAAGGCTGAGTCCACCCCAGAGATTGCCGAG CGAGGAGAGCGTGACAGCCAGACCCAGGCCATCCTCACCAAGCTCAAGTGTGCCGCAG GCTTGGCAGAGCTGGCCGCCAGGAAGTACAAGCAGGCTGCCAAGTGCCTCCTGCTGGCTTGCTTTGATCACTGTGACTTCCCTGAG CTGCTGTCCCCCAGCAACGTGGCCATCTACGGTGGCCTGTGTGCCTTGGCTACCTTTGACCGGCAGGAGCTGCAGCGCAATGTCATCTCCAGCAG CTCCTTCAAGTTGTTCTTGGAGCTGGAGCCACAGGTCCGAGACATCATCTTCAAATTCTATGAGTCCAAGTACGCCTCATGTCTCAAGATGCTGGACGAGATGAAG GACAACCTGCTCCTGGACATGTATCTGGCCCCTCATGTCAGGACCCTGTACACCCAGATTCGCAACCGTGCCCTCATCCAG TATTTCAGCCCCTACGTGTCAGCCGACATGCATAGGATGGCAGCAGCCTTCAATACCACGGTGGCCGCCCTGGAGGATGAGCTGACGCAGCTGATCCTGGAGGGGCTGATCAGTGCCCGGGTGGATTCACACAGCAAG ATCCTGTACGCCCGGGACGTGGATCAGCGCAGCACCAcctttgagaagtctctgttgATGGGCAAGGAGTTCCAGCGCCGCGCCAAGGCCATGATGCTGCGCGCAGCTGTGCTCCGCAACCAGATCCACGTCAAG
- the GPS1 gene encoding COP9 signalosome complex subunit 1 isoform X9, with protein MQIDVDPQEDPQNAPDVNYVVENPSLDLEQYAASYSGLMRIERLQFIADHCPTLRVEALKMALSFVQRTFNVDMYEEIHRKLSEATRSSLRELQNAPDAIPESGVEPPPLDTAWVEATRKKALLKLEKLDTDLKNYKGNSIKESIRRGHDDLGDHYLDCGDLSNALKCYSRARDYCTSAKHVINMCLNVIKVSVYLQNWSHVLSYVSKAESTPEIAEQRGERDSQTQAILTKLKCAAGLAELAARKYKQAAKCLLLACFDHCDFPELLSPSNVAIYGGLCALATFDRQELQRNVISSSSFKLFLELEPQVRDIIFKFYESKYASCLKMLDEMKDNLLLDMYLAPHVRTLYTQIRNRALIQYFSPYVSADMHRMAAAFNTTVAALEDELTQLILEGLISARVDSHSKILYARDVDQRSTTFEKSLLMGKEFQRRAKAMMLRAAVLRNQIHVKSPPREGSQGELTPANSQSRMSTNM; from the exons ATGCAGATCGACGTGGACCCCCAGGAAGACCCGCAGAATGCACCCGACGTCAACTACGTGGTGGAGAACCCCAGCCTG GATCTGGAGCAGTATGCAGCCAGCTACAGCGGCCTGATGCGCATCGAACGGCTGCAGTTCATTGCTGATCACTGCCCCACGCTGCGGGTGGAGGCCCTGAAGATGGCCCTCTCCTTCGTGCAGAGAACCTTTAACGTGGACATGTATGAGGAGATCCACCGCAAGCTCTCAGAGGCCACCAG GTCCTCTCTCAGGGAGCTGCAGAACGCACCCGACGCCATCCCTGAGAGCGGCGTGGAGCCCCCACCCCTGGACACGGCCTGGGTGGAGGCCACGCGGAAGAAGGCCCTGCTGAAGCTGGAGAAGCTGGACACAGACCTGAAGAACTACAAGGGCAACTCCATCAAGGAGAGCATCCGGCGCGGCCACGACGACCTGGGCGACCACTACCTGGACTGTGGGGACCTCAGCAACGCCCTCAAGTGCTACTCCCGGGCCCGGGACTACTGCACCAGCGCCAAACACGTCATCAACATGTGCCTCAATGTCATCAAG GTCAGCGTTTACTTGCAGAATTGGTCTCATGTGCTCAGCTATGTCAGCAAGGCTGAGTCCACCCCAGAGATTGCCGAG CAGCGAGGAGAGCGTGACAGCCAGACCCAGGCCATCCTCACCAAGCTCAAGTGTGCCGCAG GCTTGGCAGAGCTGGCCGCCAGGAAGTACAAGCAGGCTGCCAAGTGCCTCCTGCTGGCTTGCTTTGATCACTGTGACTTCCCTGAG CTGCTGTCCCCCAGCAACGTGGCCATCTACGGTGGCCTGTGTGCCTTGGCTACCTTTGACCGGCAGGAGCTGCAGCGCAATGTCATCTCCAGCAG CTCCTTCAAGTTGTTCTTGGAGCTGGAGCCACAGGTCCGAGACATCATCTTCAAATTCTATGAGTCCAAGTACGCCTCATGTCTCAAGATGCTGGACGAGATGAAG GACAACCTGCTCCTGGACATGTATCTGGCCCCTCATGTCAGGACCCTGTACACCCAGATTCGCAACCGTGCCCTCATCCAG TATTTCAGCCCCTACGTGTCAGCCGACATGCATAGGATGGCAGCAGCCTTCAATACCACGGTGGCCGCCCTGGAGGATGAGCTGACGCAGCTGATCCTGGAGGGGCTGATCAGTGCCCGGGTGGATTCACACAGCAAG ATCCTGTACGCCCGGGACGTGGATCAGCGCAGCACCAcctttgagaagtctctgttgATGGGCAAGGAGTTCCAGCGCCGCGCCAAGGCCATGATGCTGCGCGCAGCTGTGCTCCGCAACCAGATCCACGTCAAG